One Triticum dicoccoides isolate Atlit2015 ecotype Zavitan chromosome 4B, WEW_v2.0, whole genome shotgun sequence genomic window carries:
- the LOC119290806 gene encoding quinone-oxidoreductase QR2-like, with amino-acid sequence MATKIYIVYYSTWGHVATLAEEMKKGADSVPGVKVTVWRVPETLPEEVLGKMHAAPGREDHPVITASQLSEADGILFGFPTRFGMMAAQMKAFFDSTGGLWQAQSLSGKPAGVFFATGTQGGGQETTALTAVTQLTHHGMLFVPVGYTHGAGMFAMDEVKGGSPYGAGTFAGADGSRVPSDAELALAAHQGKYFAGIAKKLKAV; translated from the exons ATGGCGACCAAGATCTACATAGT GTACTACTCGACCTGGGGACACGTCGCGACGCTGGCGGAGGAGATGAAGAAGGGCGCCGACTCCGTCCCCGGCGTCAAGGTCACCGTCTGGCGGGTGCCGGAGACGCTGCCAGAGGAGGTGCTCGGGAAGATGCACGCGGCGCCGGGGCGTGAGGACCACCCCGTCATCACGGCGAGCCAGCTGTCCGAGGCCGACGGCATCCTGTTCGGCTTCCCGACGCGGTTCGGCATGATGGCGGCGCAGATGAAGGCCTTCTTCGACTCCACCGGCGGCCTCTGGCAGGCGCAGAGCCTCTCCGGCAAGCCCGCGGGCGTCTTCTTCGCCACGGGCACCCAGGGCGGTGGGCAGGAGACCACGGCCCTCACCGCCGTGACGCAGCTGACGCACCACGGCATGCTGTTCGTGCCGGTCGGGTACACGCACGGCGCCGGCATGTTCGCCATGGACGAGGTCAAGGGTGGCAGCCCGTACGGTGCCGGTACCTTCGCTGGAGCCGATGGCAGCAGGGTGCCCAGTGATGCCGAGCTCGCCCTCGCGGCGCACCAGGGCAAGTACTTTGCCGGTATCGCCAAGAAGCTCAAAGCCGTCTGA